In Musa acuminata AAA Group cultivar baxijiao chromosome BXJ2-10, Cavendish_Baxijiao_AAA, whole genome shotgun sequence, a genomic segment contains:
- the LOC104000823 gene encoding DEAD-box ATP-dependent RNA helicase 38, producing the protein MAENAAPPAKTEEKRSWADEESDEEKEAAAPPSQAADEAQPSELKKIESLSISDGKDSGERLLDDPDDSEIKAVTSGDTVYTSAVTFEDLKLSDELIKGLYVEMGFSKPSKIQAITLPMILTPPYKDLVAQAHNGSGKTTCFVLGMLSRVDPKRKIPQAICICPTRELAQQNHAVLLKMGKYTGITSMCAIPSDSANYIPINKRPPVTEQVVIGTPGTIKKWTSAKKLSTRDVKILVFDEADHMLAEDGFRDDSERIMKEIQRSSGGCQVLLFSATFNESVKAFVSRVIKDGNQIFVKKEELTLEKVKQYKVQCPDELSKVEVIKDKIFEFGQKVGQTIIFVRTRNSARMLHQSLTEEGYECTSVQGALKQEDRDQIIKEFKDGLTKVLITTDLLARGFDQRQVNLVINYDLPIKHDNPSEPDCELYLHRVGRTGRFGSKGAVFNFLCTDRDRSVMEKIERHFQHHIPEIPNWRSEEDFESALKDAGLL; encoded by the exons ATGGCGGAGAACGCTGCGCCGCCGGCAAAGACGGAGGAAAAGCGGTCATGGGCCGACGAAGAGTCGGACGAAGAGAAGGAAGCCGCCGCGCCGCCTTCGCAGGCCGCCGACGAAGCCCAACCCTCGGAGTTGAAGAAGATCGAGTCGCTCTCCATCTCCGACGGGAAGGACAGCGGTGAACGTCTGCTGGATGATCCCGACGATTCGGAAATTAAAGCG GTTACATCCGGTGATACTGTCTACACTTCTGCTGTGACGTTCGAAGACTTGAAATTGTCGGATGAGCTTATCAAAGGGTTGTATGTTGAGATGGGTTTTAGTAAGCCTAGCAAAATACAGGCTATTACTCTACCTATGATTCTTACGCCTCCGTATAAAGATTTGGTAGCTCAAGCTCACAATGGCTCAGGGAAGACCACATGTTTTGTGCTTGGAATGTTGAGTCGAGTCGATCCAAAGAGGAAGATACCACAAGCCATCTGCATCTGCCCTACCAGAGAGTTGGCTCAGCAG AATCATGCGGTCCTTCTGAAGATGGGAAAGTATACTGGCATAACTTCAATGTGTGCTATTCCATCTGATTCTGCTAATTATATTCCAATAAATAAACGTCCACCAGTAACTGAGCAAGTAGTGATTGGCACTCCGGGAACCATTAAGAAGTGGACTTCAGCAAAAAAATTGAGCACAAGGGACGTgaagatacttgtttttgatgaggCAGATCATATGCTAGCCGAG GATGGCTTTAGGGATGATTCTGAAAGGATCATGAAAGAGATTCAAAGAAGCAGTGGTGGTTGCCAG GTGCTTCTTTTTTCTGCTACATTCAATGAATCtgtcaaggcatttgtatcaagGGTAATCAAAGATGGAAATCAAATATTTGTGAAGAAAGAGGAACTCACGTTGGAAAAAGTAAAGCAATATAAGGTCCAATGTCCAGATGAACTTTCCAAAGTAGAAGTAATAAAGGACAAAATTTTTGAATTTGGACAAAAAGTAGGACAGACTATAATATTTGTCCGTACAAGAAATAGTGCTCGCATGTTACACCAATCGTTGACTGAAGAGGGCTATGAGTGTACATCAGTTCAAGGTGCTCTCAAGCAAGAAGACAGAGACcaaattataaaagaatttaaAGATGGATTAACCAAAGTCCTCATTACAACTGATCTCCTTGCTCGAGGTTTTGATCAAAGACag GTTAATTTGGTTATCAACTATGATCTTCCTATAAAGCATGACAATCCATCAGAACCAGATTGTGAACTATATCTACATAGAGTTGGTAGAACTGGCCGCTTTGGTAGCAAAG GTGCTGTCTTCAACTTCTTGTGCACTGATAGGGACAGGTCAGTCATGGAGAAAATCGAGCGTCATTTCCAGCATCATATTCCGGAG ATTCCTAACTGGAGGAGTGAGGAAGATTTTGAGTCTGCTCTGAAAGATGCTGGTTTGCTATGA
- the LOC104000822 gene encoding GDSL esterase/lipase At4g01130: protein MARRNTPSLVSPAGSRQVSPLPFLFFTLLFFVCSGPASEARCVFPAIFNFGDSNSDTGGFWAAFPAQTGPFGMTYFKRPSGRASDGRLIIDFLAQALGLPFLSPYLQSIGSDFRHGANFATLASTVRLPNTSLFVTGISPFSLGIQLNQMKDLRTRVLALKGTEHLPPGNVFGQSLYTFDIGQNDFTSELGSLGIGAVKQYLPQVASQIAWTIKEIHDIGGRTFMVFNLAPVGCYPAFLTELPHNTSDLDSYGCMISYNNAVVDYNNLLNDTLQHMRDMLPDATITYVDTHSVKLELFRHPKNHGLVYGTKACCGHGGGAYNFDPQVFCGNSKVINGIKVTATACGDPQNYVSWDGIHATEAANKLVTGAVLGGSIFHPPFPLSKLCDLQPIG, encoded by the exons ATGGCGCGTAGGAACACTCCCTCGCTCGTTTCTCCTGCCGGAAGCCGGCAGGTATCCCCATTGCCGTTCTTGTTCTTTACCCTGCTGTTCTTCGTCTGTTCCGGCCCCGCCAGCGAAGCCAGATGCGTGTTCCCGGCGATCTTCAACTTCGGGGACTCCAACTCCGACACCGGCGGCTTCTGGGCGGCGTTCCCGGCGCAGACCGGCCCCTTCGGCATGACCTACTTTAAAAGACCGTCCGGCCGCGCTTCCGACGGCAGGCTCATCATCGATTTCTTAG CTCAGGCACTCGGATTGCCGTTCCTCAGCCCCTACCTGCAGTCCATCGGCTCGGACTTCCGGCACGGCGCCAACTTCGCGACGTTGGCCTCGACGGTACGGCTGCCCAACACCTCCCTCTTCGTCACCGGAATCAGCCCGTTCTCCTTGGGGATTCAGCTCAACCAAATGAAAGATCTCAGAACCAGAGTTCTTGCGCTGAAGGGAACTG AACATCTTCCTCCTGGCAATGTCTTCGGTCAATCGCTCTACACCTTCGACATCGGCCAGAACGACTTCACCTCCGAACTGGGATCTCTCGGCATCGGAGCAGTCAAGCAGTATCTTCCTCAGGTCGCATCTCAGATTGCCTGGACCATAAAG GAGATCCATGACATCGGAGGGCGGACGTTCATGGTGTTCAATCTCGCCCCCGTTGGATGTTACCCAGCTTTTCTGACAGAGCTTCCTCATAACACTTCGGATTTAGACTCATACGGCTGCATGATTTCCTACAACAATGCCGTCGTCGACTACAACAATCTGTTGAATGACACTCTCCAACACATGAGAGACATGCTTCCGGATGCCACCATCACATATGTAGATACTCACTCTGTCAAGCTCGAGCTCTTTCGACATCCCAAAAACCACG GACTCGTCTACGGAACCAAAGCTTGCTGCGGACATGGAGGTGGTGCTTATAACTTCGACCCACAGGTTTTCTGTGGAAACAGCAAGGTGATAAATGGCATCAAGGTGACTGCAACTGCTTGTGGAGATCCACAAAACTACGTGAGCTGGGATGGGATTCATGCCACAGAAGCTGCAAACAAACTAGTAACCGGGGCTGTACTCGGAGGTTCCATCTTTCATCCTCCCTTCCCTCTTTCCAAGCTTTGTGATCTCCAGCCAATAGGTTAA